A window of the Lactuca sativa cultivar Salinas chromosome 7, Lsat_Salinas_v11, whole genome shotgun sequence genome harbors these coding sequences:
- the LOC111905996 gene encoding serine/threonine-protein kinase BSK2 has product MGCFQSKTANVQTPDQVPESKPDPANGDEGSDQQDQDQGVPAFKEFELTELRAATNGFSSELIVSESGEKAPNVVYRGKLRSNKVVAIKRFSKLSWPDPQQFVAEAAGVGKVRHKRLVNLIGCCAEGEERLLVAEYMPNDTLSKHLFHWDKQPLPWEMRVRVANHIAQALDHCNTENRKIYHDLNAYRVLFDEDGDPRLSSFGLMKNSRDGKSYSTNLAYTPPEFLRTGRVIPESVIYSYGTVLLDLLSGKHIPPSHALDLIRGKNILLLMDSSLEGQYGDEDATAMVELASKCLQYEGRDRPDIKFLLTSVAPLQKQTDVASHVLMGLIKTVTPVAVAVAVVPTIVSPLGKACARMDLTAVHDMLLKTGYRDEEGAENELSFQEWTQQVQDMLNTKKFGDIAFRDKDFKGSVEHYSKLVSMMPVPSGTIFVRRALSYMMIGQPELALRDAMQAQVCLPEWPTAFYMQALALSKLGMETDAQDMLNDGSAFEAKRQNSWRN; this is encoded by the exons ATGGGCTGTTTCCAGTCCAAAACCGCCAATGTTCAAACTCCTGATCAAGTCCCTGAATCCAAACCAGATCCAG CCAATGGAGATGAAGGATCAGATcaacaagatcaagatcaaggagTCCCCGCATTCAAAGAGTTCGAACTGACGGAGCTTCGAGCTGCAACGAATGGGTTCAGCAGCGAGCTTATAGTTTCAGAGAGCGGAGAGAAAGCTCCGAATGTGGTTTATCGAGGGAAGCTTCGTAGCAATAAAGTCGTCGCCATTAAACGTTTTTCCAAGCTCTCTTGGCCCGACCCACAACAATTCGTG GCAGAAGCTGCTGGTGTTGGCAAGGTTAGACACAAGAGATTGGTTAACTTAATTGGGTGTTGTGCTGAGGGAGAAGAACGTCTTTTAGTCGCTGAATACATGCCCAATGATACCCTCTCAAAGCATCTATTTCATT GGGATAAACAACCTTTGCCATGGGAAATGCGTGTGAGAGTTGCAAACCATATTGCACAAGCTCTTGACCATTGCAATACTGAAAATAGGAAAATCTATCATGATCTAAATGCATATAGAGTCCTCTTTGATGAG GATGGTGATCCTCGGTTATCTAGTTTTGGTTTAATGAAAAATAGTCGAGATGGGAAGAGTTATAGTACTAATCTTGCTTATACTCCCCCTGAGTTTTTGCGGACAG GCAGGGTTATTCCAGAGAGTGTGATTTACAGCTATGGAACTGTCTTACTGGATCTTTTGAGTGGAAAGCATATACCTCCAAGTCAT GCATTAGATTTAATACGTGGAAAAAACATATTGTTGTTGATGGATTCATCATTGGAAGGGCAATATGGTGATGAAGATGCAACTGCAATGGTGGAACTTGCTTCAAAGTGTCTTCAATACGAGGGGCGAGATCGTCCAGATATTAAGTTTCTTCTCACATCAGTTGCTCCCCTTCAAAAACAGACAGAT GTTGCATCACATGTGTTGATGGGTTTGATAAAAACAGTAACTCCAGTAGCAGTGGCAGTGGCAGTGGTCCCCACCATAGTTTCTCCTCTTGGAAAAGCATGTGCAAGAATGGATCTTACTGCAGTACATGACATGTTGCTTAAAACAGGATACAGAGATGAAGAGGGGGCCGAAAATGAG CTATCATTCCAAGAATGGACTCAACAAGTGCAAGACATGCTAAACACAAAAAAGTTTGGAGACATTGCATTTAGAGACAAGGATTTCAAAGGTTCTGTTGAACATTATTCCaag TTGGTTTCAATGATGCCGGTCCCTTCGGGCACGATTTTTGTGAGACGGGCACTCTCTTACATGATGATCGGGCAGCCTGAGCTTGCATTGCGAGACGCAATGCAAGCTCAGGTTTGTCTGCCCGAGTGGCCCACCGCGTTTTACATGCAAGCGTTGGCTCTTTCTAAGCTTGGCATGGAAACAGATGCTCAAGATATGCTCAATGATGGGTCCGCGTTTGAAGCCAAGAGGCAAAATAGTTGGCGCAACTAG
- the LOC111905995 gene encoding uncharacterized protein LOC111905995, whose translation MIVFTGTVSNLFTRTAVQATNSSNGAPPPDSRNLPAPSPLPPPPRTPLLSSPKPSWIVRTESNVRLEKRPKPDPSCVVCKGSGRVDCFDCCGKGRTNNVDLAMLPNGEWPKWCKTCGGSGLGYCSRCLGTGEYRYLMGFQFMKKDNDGNGGNYKVRDMLRNRKSAADLLPNDETA comes from the exons ATGATAGTCTTTACCGGAACAGTATCCAATCTTTTCACGCGAACAGCCGTCCAGGCCACGAATTCAAGCAATGGTGCACCGCCTCCGGACAGTCGCAACCTACCAGCACCATCACCGCTACCGCCACCGCCTCGAACCCCTCTGCTATCATCCCCGAAGCCATCTTGGATTGTTAGAACAGAG TCTAATGTTAGATTAGAGAAAAGACCAAAACCAGATCCTTCATGTGTCGTATGCAAAGGGAGTGGAAGAGTagattgttttgattgttgtgGAAAAG GAAGGACAAACAATGTTGACTTAGCAATGCTTCCAAATGGGGAGTGGCCAAAATG GTGCAAGACATGTGGTGGGAGTGGGCTTGGCTATTGCTCAAGGTGTCTTGGGACAGGGGAATACAGGTATCTTATGGGATTTCAATTTATGAAGAAAGATAATGATGGAAATGGAGGAAATTACAAGGTTCGTGATATGTTAAGAAATCGCAAGAGTGCAGCAGATTTGCTTCCAAATGATGAAACAGCTTAG
- the LOC111905994 gene encoding eukaryotic translation initiation factor 3 subunit B, translated as MADVMSMEDIRTEASRLNIDLSAVDWNSVWVPPGEDFGIKSDDEDLNEEDSLEFDAGFGNIIVVDNLPVVPREKFEKLEGVVRKIYSQIGVIKENGLWMPVEEETGKTRGYCFIEYNTPQEAELAKEKTNGYKLDRAHIFSVNIFDEIEKFMRVPDEWAPPESKPYTSGENLQHWLTDEKGRDQFVIRAGSDTEVLWNDARQVKADPVYKRPFWTESFVQWSPLGTYLATVHRQGAAVWGGASTFNRLMRYAHPQVKLIDFSPGEKYLVTYSSHEPSNPRDSHRVVLNIFDVRTSKVMRDFKGSADEFAFGGSGGFSGVSWPVFRWGGGKEDKYFARLGKNVISVYETETFSLIDKKSIKVENVTDFCWSPADPIFALFVPEQGGGNQPARVSLFQIPSKAELRQKNLFSVSDCKMYWQSEGEYLAVKVDRYTKTKKSTYTGFELFRIKERDIPIEVFELENKNDKIIAFAWEPKGHRFAIIHGDNPRPDISFYSMKGGKVSKLTTLKQKQANALFWSPGGRFVILAGLKGFNGQLEFFNVDELETMATAEHFMATDIEWDPTGRYVATSVTSVHEMENGFNIWSFNGKLLYRILKDHFFQFLWRPRPPSFLSPEKEEEILKNLKKYSKKYDVEDQDISLLLSEQDREKRKQLKEEWSEWVNQWKKYHQHDKMEREMLRDGEASDVEEEYEAKQVEVEELVDVSEEVVADA; from the exons ATGGCGGACGTAATGTCAATGGAAGATATCCGAACGGAGGCCTCCCGTTTGAATATTGATTTGTCGGCAGTTGACTGGAACTCTGTTTGGGTTCCTCCCGGTGAAGACTTCGGTATCAAAAG TGACGATGAAGATCTTAACGAGGAGGATTCATTGGAATTTGATGCTGGGTTTGGCAACATTATTGTTGTGGACAATTTACCAGTTGTTCCCCGTGAGAAATTTGAGAAGCTAGAAGGTGTAGTACGTAAGATTTACAGTCAAATTGGGGTAATCAAGGAGAATGGGCTTTGGATGCCTGTTGAGGAAGAAACTGGGAAAACTCGAGGTTACTGCTTCATCGAATACAACACTCCACAG GAAGCTGAACTTGCAAAGGAAAAAACCAATGGGTACAAGCTTGATAGAGCCCACATTTTTTCTGTCAACATTTTTGATGAAATTGAGAAGTTCATGAGAGTCCCAGATGAGTGGGCACCTCCAGAATCCAAACCATACACTTCAGGG GAAAATCTACAACATTGGCTTACTGATGAGAAAGGTAGAGATCAATTTGTTATTCGTGCTGGATCAGACACAGAGGTTTTGTGGAATGATGCAAGACAAGTGAAAGCTGATCCTGTTTACAAACGACCT TTTTGGACAGAAAGCTTTGTGCAATGGTCTCCTTTGGGGACATACTTGGCAACTGTCCATAGACAGGGTGCTGCTGTGTGGGGTGGTGCTTCTACCTTCAATCGCCTTATGCGCTATGCTCATCCTCAG GTTAAATTGATTGACTTCTCTCCTGGTGAGAAGTATCTGGTTACTTACAGCAGCCATGAGCCAAGCAATCCACGAGATAGTCAT AGGGTGGTGCTCAACATATTTGATGTGAGAACAAGCAAAGTAATGAGAGATTTCAAGGGAAGTGCAGATGAGTTTGCATTTGGAGGAAGTGGAGGCTTTTCTGGTGTTTCTTGGCCTGTTTTCAG ATGGGGTGGTGGAAAAGAAGACAAGTACTTTGCTAGACTTGGAAAAAATGTGATTTCTGTGTATGAGACAGAGACTTTTAGTCTTATTGATAAGAAATCAATTAAAGTTGAAAATGTGACTGATTTTTGTTGGTCTCCTGCTGATCCTATTTTTGCACTCTTTGTACCTGAACAAGGTGGTGGAAATCAACCTGCTAGA gTGAGTCTGTTCCAAATCCCAAGCAAAGCAGAGTTACGCCAAAAGAACCTCTTCAGTGTGAGTGATTGCAAAATGTATTGGCAAAGTGAAGGAGAATATCTTGCAGTCAAAGTTGACCGatacacaaaaactaaaaaaagcaCATACACTGGATTCGAGCTTTTCCGCATCAAAGAACGCGACATCCCAATTGAAGTTTTTGAACTCGAAAACAAAAACGACAAAATCATTGCATTTGCATGGGAGCCCAAGGGTCACAGATTTGCAATCATTCATGGTGATAACCCAAGGCCCGATATCAGTTTCTACTCAATGAAAGGAGGGAAAGTCTCTAAACTCACAACCCTAAAGCAAAAACAAGCCAATGCCCTTTTCTGGTCTCCTGGTGGCAGATTTGTAATTTTGGCTGGGTTGAAGGGCTTCAATGGACAGTTGGAATTCTTTAATGTGGATGAGCTTGAAACCATGGCAACTGCTGAGCATTTTATGGCAACCGATATCGAATGGGATCCTACTGGAAG GTATGTTGCAACATCAGTGACTTCTGTGCATGAAATGGAAAATGGTTTCAACATTTGGTCATTCAATGGCAAGCTACTCTATCGCATTCTCAAGGACCATTTCTTTCAG TTTTTGTGGAGGCCAAGGCCACCATCATTCTTGAGCCCTGAGAAAGAGGAGGAGATCTTGAAGAATCTGAAAAAGTACAGCAAAAAGTACGATGTGGAAGATCAAGATATCTCATTGCTATTGAGTGAGCAAGATCGTGAGAAAAGGAAACAGTTGAAGGAGGAATGGAGTGAGTGGGTGAATCAATGGAAGAAGTATCATCAACATGACAAAATGGAGAGAGAAATGCTCAGAGATGGTGAAGCCAGTGATGTTGAAGAGGAATATGAAGCCAAACAGGTTGAGGTTGAAGAATTGGTGGATGTTTCTGAAGAGGTCGTTGCTGATGCTTAG